In Quercus robur chromosome 10, dhQueRobu3.1, whole genome shotgun sequence, a genomic segment contains:
- the LOC126702615 gene encoding HVA22-like protein a isoform X3, giving the protein MFSLGLWLVLFILCKYASVRAIETKSPIDDQQWLTYWVLYSMITLFELTFAKLLEWIPIWPYAKLILTCWLVIPYFSGAAYVYDHYVRPLFVNQQTVNIWYVPKKKDVFSKPDDILSAAEKYIAQNGTDDFKKIINKADKSRSSEGYSNIFEDDRY; this is encoded by the exons ATGTTCTCGCTGG GCCTGTGGTTAGTCTTGTTTATCCTTTGTAA ATATGCCTCAGTGAGGGCAATTGAAACGAAATCACCTATAGATGATCAGCAATGGCTTACTTATTGGGTTCTGTACTCCATGATCACGCTCTTTGAGCTCACCTTTGCCAAACTTCTTGAATG GATTCCTATCTGGCCATATGCAAAGCTGATTTTGACGTGCTGGTTGGTCATCCCATACTTCAGTGGTGCTGCATATGTTTACGATCATTACGTGAGACCTTTATTTGTCAACCAGCAGACTGTTAACATCTGGTATGTTCCAAAGAAGAAGGATGTCTTCAGTAAGCCAGATGACATTCTATCTGCTGCAGAGAAATATATTGCTCAAAATGGAACAGATGATTTTAAGAAGATTATTAACAAG GCTGACAAATCAAGGAGTAGTGAAGGTTACTCGAACATTTTTGAGGACGATAGGTATTGA
- the LOC126702615 gene encoding HVA22-like protein a isoform X1 → MGSGAGSFLKVILKNFDVLAGPVVSLVYPLYASVRAIETKSPIDDQQWLTYWVLYSMITLFELTFAKLLEWIPIWPYAKLILTCWLVIPYFSGAAYVYDHYVRPLFVNQQTVNIWYVPKKKDVFSKPDDILSAAEKYIAQNGTDDFKKIINKADKSRSSEGYSNIFEDDRY, encoded by the exons ATGGGTTCTGGTGCTGGAAGCTTCCTCAAGGTTATTCTCAAAAACTTTGATGTTCTCGCTGG GCCTGTGGTTAGTCTTGTTTATCCTTT ATATGCCTCAGTGAGGGCAATTGAAACGAAATCACCTATAGATGATCAGCAATGGCTTACTTATTGGGTTCTGTACTCCATGATCACGCTCTTTGAGCTCACCTTTGCCAAACTTCTTGAATG GATTCCTATCTGGCCATATGCAAAGCTGATTTTGACGTGCTGGTTGGTCATCCCATACTTCAGTGGTGCTGCATATGTTTACGATCATTACGTGAGACCTTTATTTGTCAACCAGCAGACTGTTAACATCTGGTATGTTCCAAAGAAGAAGGATGTCTTCAGTAAGCCAGATGACATTCTATCTGCTGCAGAGAAATATATTGCTCAAAATGGAACAGATGATTTTAAGAAGATTATTAACAAG GCTGACAAATCAAGGAGTAGTGAAGGTTACTCGAACATTTTTGAGGACGATAGGTATTGA
- the LOC126702615 gene encoding HVA22-like protein a isoform X2, producing MGSGAGSFLKVILKNFDVLAGYASVRAIETKSPIDDQQWLTYWVLYSMITLFELTFAKLLEWIPIWPYAKLILTCWLVIPYFSGAAYVYDHYVRPLFVNQQTVNIWYVPKKKDVFSKPDDILSAAEKYIAQNGTDDFKKIINKADKSRSSEGYSNIFEDDRY from the exons ATGGGTTCTGGTGCTGGAAGCTTCCTCAAGGTTATTCTCAAAAACTTTGATGTTCTCGCTGG ATATGCCTCAGTGAGGGCAATTGAAACGAAATCACCTATAGATGATCAGCAATGGCTTACTTATTGGGTTCTGTACTCCATGATCACGCTCTTTGAGCTCACCTTTGCCAAACTTCTTGAATG GATTCCTATCTGGCCATATGCAAAGCTGATTTTGACGTGCTGGTTGGTCATCCCATACTTCAGTGGTGCTGCATATGTTTACGATCATTACGTGAGACCTTTATTTGTCAACCAGCAGACTGTTAACATCTGGTATGTTCCAAAGAAGAAGGATGTCTTCAGTAAGCCAGATGACATTCTATCTGCTGCAGAGAAATATATTGCTCAAAATGGAACAGATGATTTTAAGAAGATTATTAACAAG GCTGACAAATCAAGGAGTAGTGAAGGTTACTCGAACATTTTTGAGGACGATAGGTATTGA